The Paenibacillus sp. YPG26 genome includes a window with the following:
- a CDS encoding post-transcriptional regulator, which translates to MGEDDITEAQLVQSIEQLCRSKAEEFHLIGYEHVTHTDIWDCISSKYEKTGIPPLHQLVNDIMSLKATQFMNFLTLSAYRGSRFD; encoded by the coding sequence ATGGGCGAAGACGATATCACCGAAGCGCAGCTGGTCCAGTCTATTGAGCAGCTTTGCCGGAGCAAAGCGGAGGAATTCCATTTGATTGGCTACGAGCACGTTACCCATACGGATATCTGGGATTGTATCAGTTCGAAATATGAGAAGACAGGAATACCGCCTCTTCACCAGCTTGTTAATGACATTATGTCACTGAAAGCGACACAGTTCATGAATTTTTTAACGCTTTCCGCCTATCGTGGATCCCGTTTTGATTAA
- the secD gene encoding protein translocase subunit SecD gives MKRIITFLVVVVVTTAVMVGTTPNLLKDINLGLDLKGGFEILYEATPIEAGGKVTKEALQETAKSIEKRANKLGTSEPDVTTEGTDRIRLKMPGVTDEKVVRQKMQEPATLTFRSKDGTEKNPDQYNKIELYGNEFAEGGASYHPDQLNQFYEVSIKVKDKSKLANITTRLLNKELAIFMDDTLLYAPVVRAVLSDGTASISGNYTKDQAKDLSDKINLGALPLKLTEKYSQSVGATLGKQSLQQTLQAGIIGSLIILAFMVLVYRIPGLVASFTLIVYIWLLIVLFYFAGVTLTLPGIAAFILGIGMAVDANIITDERIKEELRNGKSLLSAVKAGSRVSFRTVMDAHVTTFIAAAVMFGLGTGAVKGFAFVLMLDLIVSVITNIYFSRYLLHLLVKGNIIKSPKMLGVKESEINAL, from the coding sequence ATGAAAAGAATCATCACATTCCTAGTCGTTGTGGTCGTGACCACTGCGGTTATGGTAGGGACAACCCCCAATTTGCTAAAAGACATTAATCTTGGTCTGGATTTAAAGGGAGGCTTCGAGATTCTGTATGAGGCTACACCGATTGAAGCCGGTGGCAAGGTTACGAAGGAAGCTTTGCAGGAGACCGCCAAGAGCATTGAGAAACGGGCAAATAAGCTCGGAACAAGTGAACCTGATGTTACTACGGAAGGGACGGACCGTATTCGTCTGAAAATGCCTGGTGTAACCGATGAGAAGGTTGTTCGCCAAAAGATGCAGGAACCTGCGACACTTACGTTCCGAAGCAAAGATGGAACAGAGAAGAACCCGGATCAATATAACAAAATTGAATTGTACGGGAATGAGTTCGCAGAGGGTGGTGCTTCCTATCATCCGGACCAGCTGAATCAATTTTATGAAGTCAGTATTAAAGTTAAAGATAAGTCGAAGCTCGCAAATATCACTACGCGTCTCCTAAATAAGGAGCTTGCGATCTTCATGGACGATACACTGCTCTATGCTCCTGTGGTACGAGCTGTGCTTTCCGACGGAACGGCCTCAATCAGCGGGAACTACACCAAGGACCAGGCCAAGGATTTGAGTGACAAGATTAATCTGGGCGCGTTGCCGCTTAAATTGACCGAGAAATATTCGCAAAGTGTAGGCGCTACGCTGGGTAAGCAGTCATTGCAGCAAACCCTGCAGGCAGGAATTATTGGGTCATTAATTATTTTGGCCTTTATGGTTCTGGTGTATCGAATCCCAGGATTGGTTGCCAGCTTCACACTGATCGTATATATTTGGCTGCTTATTGTCTTATTCTATTTTGCAGGTGTGACTCTGACGCTGCCGGGTATTGCCGCGTTTATCCTGGGTATAGGTATGGCAGTAGATGCCAACATCATTACTGACGAGCGGATCAAAGAAGAGCTTAGAAACGGCAAGAGCCTTCTGTCTGCGGTTAAGGCCGGCAGCAGAGTATCCTTCCGTACTGTTATGGATGCGCATGTAACCACCTTTATTGCAGCCGCGGTCATGTTCGGTCTGGGTACCGGCGCGGTTAAAGGCTTTGCATTTGTATTGATGCTCGATCTGATTGTCAGCGTAATTACGAACATTTACTTCTCCCGATATCTCCTGCATCTACTGGTTAAGGGGAACATTATCAAGAGCCCCAAAATGCTTGGTGTAAAGGAGAGTGAAATCAATGCGCTCTAA
- the secF gene encoding protein translocase subunit SecF, which produces MRSKWNYDFVKASKFFYIFSIALTIAGIISLAVFKLNYGVDFRSGSNVDVKITKNVTKEDIEKVLIETKLNQKDVHITPGTGRVNIRFPEVLTPNQESELKAALIKDVDKNASAEVNTVDPEMARELQRNAIYAVLLASLGIIVYVTIRFEWRFAVAAIVALLHDAFLVISIFSILRLEVNLTFIIAVLTIVGYSINDTVVIFDRVRENMRFAKIKTHTDLHDVVNKSISQTMTRSINTVFTVFIASVCLLIFGSESIRMFSLAMVIGLLCGAYSSIFIASPLWYVLKGLQKNVKSKPSKTTTN; this is translated from the coding sequence ATGCGCTCTAAATGGAATTATGACTTTGTTAAAGCGAGCAAGTTTTTCTATATTTTTTCTATTGCGTTAACGATTGCGGGAATCATTAGCCTTGCCGTATTCAAGCTGAATTATGGGGTAGACTTCCGTTCGGGCTCCAACGTGGATGTGAAGATTACCAAGAATGTGACCAAAGAGGACATTGAGAAGGTGCTTATTGAGACCAAGCTTAATCAAAAGGATGTTCACATTACTCCCGGTACGGGACGTGTCAATATCCGGTTCCCTGAGGTGCTGACACCCAATCAGGAATCTGAGCTTAAAGCTGCTCTGATCAAAGATGTCGATAAGAACGCATCGGCAGAAGTTAACACGGTGGATCCTGAAATGGCCCGTGAGCTTCAGCGGAATGCGATTTACGCGGTATTGCTCGCAAGCTTAGGTATTATTGTATATGTCACAATCCGCTTTGAATGGCGGTTCGCGGTGGCCGCGATTGTTGCCCTGCTGCATGATGCGTTTCTGGTTATCAGCATATTCTCTATCCTCCGCTTGGAGGTTAACCTTACCTTTATCATTGCGGTCCTGACCATTGTAGGTTATTCCATCAATGATACTGTCGTAATATTTGACCGTGTTCGTGAAAATATGCGTTTTGCCAAAATTAAGACACATACCGATCTGCATGATGTCGTGAACAAGAGTATTTCACAGACTATGACGCGTTCAATCAATACAGTATTTACTGTATTCATTGCCTCTGTATGTTTGCTCATTTTTGGCAGCGAGTCGATCCGTATGTTCTCACTTGCCATGGTTATAGGACTTTTGTGCGGTGCGTATTCATCCATTTTTATCGCGAGCCCGCTATGGTATGTTCTTAAAGGCTTGCAGAAGAATGTTAAATCCAAACCGTCCAAAACAACGACTAATTAA
- a CDS encoding cation transporter has translation MTSKYNAHSEAAAWTDIINNSVLAVLKGVVGLLCDSKALIGDALYSASEAAGGVSRSFQLRGFKERSAQGERDRKSLKGSDPLLTILFVVLLLMGVLQLAISAIRQMSTGNVTAPDYITGVTIVIAVALKEAVFLYQYRQLKKDGKEQEGAFLETRRFSLYSSMAVLIGVFGSMAGGALEIEGLLYLDPAAGLLIACFVLWRAYRMVVTSLYGSLAQELQDEDAASFVETVQRVHGVIMVQALRAHEQGHYVRVEAEICVNPRITVIEAKDIANRARALLMHRFSHISDVAIHVVPYDPVYPYKSNHENTNTDMPTLLQ, from the coding sequence ATGACCAGCAAGTATAACGCTCATTCCGAAGCTGCTGCATGGACCGATATTATCAATAACTCTGTACTGGCTGTGTTGAAGGGCGTTGTGGGGCTGCTCTGTGATAGTAAAGCTTTGATAGGGGATGCGCTCTATTCCGCTTCCGAAGCGGCCGGAGGAGTATCCAGGAGTTTCCAGCTCCGCGGGTTCAAGGAACGAAGTGCTCAGGGCGAACGTGATAGGAAGTCACTTAAGGGCAGCGATCCACTTCTCACAATCTTATTCGTCGTCCTGCTGCTGATGGGTGTCTTGCAATTAGCCATCTCTGCCATCAGACAGATGTCTACTGGGAACGTAACCGCTCCGGATTATATAACTGGAGTGACAATAGTTATTGCAGTAGCCCTCAAAGAAGCGGTATTCCTGTATCAATACCGGCAGCTTAAGAAGGATGGTAAAGAACAGGAAGGGGCCTTTCTGGAGACCCGGCGTTTCTCGTTGTACTCTTCTATGGCTGTACTTATCGGAGTATTCGGGTCTATGGCCGGTGGCGCCCTGGAGATCGAAGGTCTGCTGTATCTGGATCCGGCTGCCGGACTCCTGATTGCCTGCTTCGTGTTGTGGCGGGCATACCGTATGGTTGTGACGTCACTCTATGGTTCGTTGGCACAAGAACTTCAGGATGAAGATGCAGCCAGTTTTGTAGAGACTGTACAAAGGGTGCATGGTGTAATTATGGTGCAAGCTCTTAGAGCACATGAGCAGGGGCACTACGTTAGAGTAGAAGCTGAAATATGCGTGAACCCCCGGATCACGGTTATAGAAGCAAAAGACATTGCTAACCGTGCCAGAGCTCTGCTGATGCATCGTTTCTCCCATATAAGTGACGTGGCTATCCACGTTGTTCCTTATGACCCGGTCTATCCATATAAGTCAAATCATGAGAATACCAATACAGACATGCCTACCTTGCTTCAATAG
- the recJ gene encoding single-stranded-DNA-specific exonuclease RecJ, with amino-acid sequence MIKSKYNWKCQQSERQMAEQLAKDMNISVVFAELLVRRGLADPESADKFIRGSLGELHDPYLLSGMKAAVPRIQRAVETGEHILIYGDYDADGVSSTSLMIRLMSHLGASYEYYIPHRSKEGYGLHIHAIDEARKSGVSLIITVDTGVSAVEQIRHANTLGIDVIVTDHHEPPAELPEAYALINPKLPACPYPFKGLAGVGVAYKLASALVREVPEDWLQLVALGTIADLMPLIDENRVLVSRGLQSMTDQPIIGAAALLRVAGGKENTVNSTTVGFSMAPRINASGRLSHAKRAVRLLTTEDHDEAEEIATELDLLNRERQQMVEKMVQEAAERLDQAISTGKKIPDVIVIAGEGWNVGVVGIVASKILERYYRPTIILGINPETGECKGSARSIPGFDLYEALIECADLLDHYGGHTAAAGMSLHREALEDFERRLNDYAAAILNEEHFVPVITADLECTLNEITIPLIRELEAMAPFGMDNPCPRMIIKGASLVESRKMGRESNHLKLSLRQNGAVIEAIAFGKGYLADFLTESARIDLVVEAGINEWNGSVKPQLMIQDLAVSHLQIFDFRSPSSPLSIMDDFMKKLEGLGSGQSARAAAVCRQPSAERYRRNLVDSMLWVYDEETGVTYSSGNSDHDIDHSLVTSLFMLELPETAEQLDSVLTSFPQLERVILVHGQQDKHERVEIPTRDSFKQVYALIRQVSSAPVPEEQLLSRLVHQTGMSNRMIRLTLEVFEELQFLNRDNGRIVLNPTPSKQPLESSLRYRRISSVAEMEHMLLHGQVAQVAAWMIARNTGVS; translated from the coding sequence TTGATCAAGTCCAAATATAATTGGAAATGTCAGCAGTCAGAACGGCAAATGGCTGAGCAGCTAGCAAAGGATATGAACATATCGGTTGTTTTTGCTGAGCTGCTTGTTCGTCGTGGATTGGCAGATCCCGAGTCGGCAGACAAATTCATTCGCGGAAGCCTTGGTGAGCTGCATGATCCTTACCTGTTAAGCGGGATGAAAGCTGCTGTTCCGAGAATTCAGCGTGCTGTCGAGACAGGCGAGCATATTCTTATCTACGGGGATTATGACGCGGATGGCGTATCATCCACTTCGCTAATGATAAGATTAATGAGCCATTTGGGTGCATCGTACGAATATTACATTCCTCATCGGTCCAAAGAAGGGTACGGGCTGCACATTCATGCTATTGATGAGGCCAGGAAGAGCGGAGTATCCCTGATTATTACCGTGGACACCGGAGTAAGTGCTGTCGAACAAATTCGTCATGCAAATACACTGGGGATAGACGTGATTGTAACGGACCATCACGAGCCCCCGGCCGAGCTTCCCGAAGCCTATGCGCTGATTAACCCTAAGCTTCCAGCCTGTCCATATCCCTTTAAAGGACTGGCCGGTGTTGGAGTAGCGTACAAGCTGGCTTCTGCCCTTGTTCGGGAAGTGCCGGAAGATTGGCTGCAGTTAGTGGCTCTGGGAACTATTGCAGATCTGATGCCTCTGATCGACGAGAATCGTGTTCTGGTCAGCAGAGGGCTGCAGTCCATGACGGACCAGCCGATCATTGGGGCAGCCGCATTGCTTAGGGTAGCCGGAGGGAAAGAAAATACGGTTAACTCGACTACCGTAGGATTCAGCATGGCGCCTCGTATCAATGCGAGCGGCAGACTTAGTCATGCCAAGCGCGCAGTGCGCCTGCTCACCACGGAAGATCACGATGAAGCAGAGGAAATTGCAACCGAGCTGGATCTGCTGAATCGCGAACGTCAGCAGATGGTAGAGAAGATGGTACAGGAAGCTGCGGAGCGGTTGGACCAAGCAATCTCAACAGGTAAGAAGATTCCTGACGTTATTGTGATTGCGGGAGAGGGCTGGAATGTGGGTGTCGTAGGAATTGTCGCATCCAAAATTCTGGAGAGGTATTATCGTCCGACAATTATCCTTGGGATTAATCCTGAGACCGGGGAATGTAAGGGCTCTGCCCGTTCCATCCCTGGCTTTGACTTATATGAAGCCCTTATTGAATGTGCAGATCTTCTGGACCATTATGGAGGACATACAGCAGCAGCAGGAATGTCCTTGCATAGGGAGGCGCTGGAGGATTTTGAGCGGCGGCTGAATGATTATGCCGCAGCCATTTTGAATGAAGAGCATTTCGTTCCGGTGATTACAGCCGATCTGGAATGTACATTGAACGAGATTACGATTCCCTTAATAAGAGAATTGGAAGCCATGGCTCCTTTCGGTATGGATAATCCGTGCCCCCGCATGATTATAAAGGGAGCATCACTGGTTGAGAGCCGCAAGATGGGAAGAGAGAGCAATCATCTGAAGCTCAGCTTAAGGCAGAATGGTGCTGTTATAGAAGCGATAGCTTTTGGTAAAGGTTATCTTGCAGACTTTCTTACAGAAAGCGCGCGTATTGACCTTGTAGTTGAAGCCGGGATCAACGAGTGGAATGGTTCTGTCAAGCCTCAGTTGATGATACAGGATTTGGCTGTTTCTCATTTGCAGATCTTTGACTTCAGGTCGCCCTCCTCTCCACTCAGCATCATGGATGATTTCATGAAGAAGCTGGAAGGTCTGGGATCGGGGCAATCTGCGAGGGCCGCTGCTGTATGCAGGCAGCCTTCCGCCGAGCGATACCGAAGAAATTTGGTGGATTCCATGCTTTGGGTATATGATGAAGAGACTGGGGTAACTTATTCTTCCGGTAATTCAGATCATGATATAGATCATTCCTTGGTCACTAGTCTGTTCATGCTGGAGCTTCCGGAGACAGCGGAGCAGCTTGATTCCGTATTGACTTCATTCCCGCAGCTGGAGCGTGTTATATTAGTTCATGGACAACAGGACAAGCATGAACGGGTTGAGATTCCTACAAGAGACAGCTTCAAACAGGTATATGCCTTGATTCGTCAGGTATCATCTGCACCCGTGCCGGAGGAGCAGCTTCTGAGCCGCTTGGTTCATCAGACAGGAATGTCTAACCGAATGATTAGACTAACCCTTGAGGTATTTGAAGAGCTCCAATTCTTGAATAGAGATAACGGGAGAATTGTGCTTAATCCGACTCCGTCCAAACAGCCGCTGGAAAGCTCGCTTCGATATAGAAGGATAAGTTCAGTGGCTGAAATGGAACATATGCTGTTGCACGGACAAGTTGCTCAAGTGGCAGCATGGATGATAGCTAGAAATACCGGGGTATCCTGA
- a CDS encoding adenine phosphoribosyltransferase translates to MNFKDYIRVIPDFPQPGISFKDITTLLNDGDKYRQAIDELKTMISHMKIDLIAGPEARGFVVGAPLAYALGVGFVPIRKSGKLPSDTIEIEYDLEYGKDRLAMHSDAIKPGQNVLIADDLLATGGTISTSVQLVKQLGGNIAGAAFLIELADLNGRAKLPGVDIVSLVTY, encoded by the coding sequence ATGAATTTCAAAGATTACATCCGTGTGATACCCGATTTCCCACAGCCGGGGATCAGCTTCAAAGATATCACAACACTTCTGAACGACGGGGACAAATACCGTCAGGCCATTGATGAACTGAAGACCATGATCTCTCATATGAAGATTGATCTGATTGCGGGTCCCGAAGCTCGCGGCTTTGTGGTTGGCGCACCGCTTGCTTATGCTTTGGGTGTTGGTTTTGTGCCTATTCGCAAGAGCGGCAAGCTTCCTTCTGATACGATTGAGATCGAATATGATTTGGAGTATGGCAAAGACCGTCTGGCTATGCACAGCGATGCCATTAAGCCAGGTCAAAATGTACTGATTGCCGATGATCTGCTTGCAACAGGAGGTACGATCTCTACTTCTGTTCAGCTGGTTAAGCAGCTCGGAGGCAACATTGCCGGAGCCGCATTCCTGATCGAGCTTGCAGATCTGAACGGACGCGCGAAGCTGCCAGGTGTGGACATCGTTTCACTGGTTACCTATTAA
- the uraA gene encoding uracil permease — translation MQREIQVNEKVPFGPGILLSLQHLFAMFGSTVLVPNLFGVDPGMILLMNGIGTLLYILICKGRIPAYLGSSFAFISPVIVVLKAHPGNGYSMALGAFIVTGIIFVLVGLLVKYAGTSWINVVFPPAAMGAIVAIIGLELVPVAAGMAGIINPDPTKPWIPDMISILISLVTLGITILGAVLFRGFPKIIHILIGIIAGYLLAYSLGRVNTGKITEAAWFSSPTITTPQWDWSAIITIIPVALVVIVEHIGHLLVTSNIVGKDLSKDPGLHRSLFGNGISTVLSGFVGSTPNTTYGENIGVMALTKVYSIYVIGGASIFAILLSFSGKFSAVIANIPTPVMGGVSLLLFGVIAASGLRIFVEQKVDFSKATNMILATVILVIGISGTKLTIGTVELKGMALATIVGILFALFFKLIEVLGLSNDKQEAQH, via the coding sequence TTGCAGCGCGAAATACAAGTAAATGAGAAAGTGCCTTTTGGCCCCGGGATCTTACTGAGCCTTCAGCATTTGTTCGCCATGTTCGGCAGTACGGTGCTTGTGCCAAATCTGTTCGGAGTGGATCCTGGGATGATCCTGCTCATGAACGGGATCGGAACTCTGCTGTACATCCTTATATGTAAAGGTAGAATCCCTGCCTATCTGGGATCAAGCTTTGCCTTTATCTCCCCTGTAATTGTTGTCTTGAAAGCTCATCCTGGAAATGGGTACAGTATGGCCTTGGGTGCTTTTATTGTTACTGGGATTATATTCGTCCTGGTAGGTCTTCTGGTGAAATATGCGGGCACCTCCTGGATCAATGTAGTGTTCCCGCCTGCGGCGATGGGAGCCATCGTGGCCATTATTGGTCTTGAACTTGTTCCGGTAGCAGCAGGCATGGCTGGAATTATTAATCCGGATCCAACCAAGCCTTGGATACCTGACATGATTTCGATCCTCATTTCCCTCGTAACCTTGGGAATTACTATTCTGGGGGCTGTTTTGTTCAGAGGTTTCCCTAAGATTATTCACATCCTGATCGGAATTATCGCAGGTTACTTGCTCGCTTACTCATTAGGAAGGGTAAATACGGGGAAGATTACCGAAGCTGCTTGGTTCTCCTCTCCAACAATCACAACTCCCCAATGGGACTGGTCGGCGATTATCACGATTATTCCTGTTGCCCTGGTTGTTATAGTGGAGCACATCGGACACCTTCTAGTAACCAGCAATATCGTTGGCAAGGACTTATCCAAAGACCCGGGACTTCATCGTTCACTGTTCGGCAACGGGATCTCAACTGTCTTATCGGGATTTGTCGGCTCTACTCCAAATACAACCTATGGTGAGAATATTGGAGTTATGGCCCTTACAAAAGTGTACTCCATCTACGTCATTGGAGGCGCCTCGATCTTCGCGATCCTGCTGTCCTTCTCAGGCAAGTTCTCGGCAGTAATAGCCAACATTCCTACTCCTGTTATGGGCGGGGTATCCTTACTTCTCTTCGGTGTAATTGCGGCGTCAGGCCTTAGAATTTTCGTGGAACAAAAGGTTGATTTCTCCAAAGCAACCAACATGATTCTTGCCACCGTAATCCTTGTTATTGGAATTAGCGGCACCAAGCTTACCATCGGTACGGTTGAATTGAAGGGAATGGCATTAGCCACCATTGTCGGGATCCTGTTCGCCTTGTTCTTCAAGCTCATTGAAGTGCTGGGGCTCTCGAATGACAAGCAAGAAGCCCAGCATTAA
- a CDS encoding bifunctional (p)ppGpp synthetase/guanosine-3',5'-bis(diphosphate) 3'-pyrophosphohydrolase produces the protein MGIERLLEKASAYINEQDMICIREAYDFAEQAHHGQVRKSGEPYILHPLAVAEIVVGMQMDSLSIIAALLHDVVEDTTVSLKEIKEKFGSDCAMLVDGLTKLERIRFQSKEEQQNENYRKMFIAMAQDIRVIVIKLADRLHNMRTLKYQSEESQRRIAYETLEIFCPIAHRLGISAIKWEMEDIALRYLNPQQYYRIANLMHKKRAEREEYIENVISRISEKLAEMGISADLSGRPKHLYSVYKKMSTKNKQFNEIYDLLAIRIIVDNIKDCYATLGIIHTLWKPMPGRFKDYIAMPKANMYQSLHTTVVGPTGEPTEVQIRTYEMHRTAEFGIAAHWAYKEGSDNAGPQNKMPFFREILELQHEAKDASEFVESLKMDFFSDLVFVFTPQGEVIELPAGSVPLDFAYRIHTEVGNRTIGAKVNSRIVPLDHKLKTGDIVEILTSKHSYGPSQDWLKIAQSSHARSKIKQWFKKEKREENVEKGREAIERELKRAGVDPSQYMSDDKLMEAAKKFAFNDVEDMLSAVGFGGLTASQVCTKVTEKLRKEQDEAGIIQLTSEVKEMKSPSAEKKRPTNGVTVKGIDNLLVRFARCCNPVPGDDIVGYITRGRGVSVHRTDCPNIPSQEDGEEAARVIEVEWEESIEANYSVDIEITGHSRRGLLNEVLQAVSESKTNMSAVSGRSDKNKMDLIHMTILIRNTEHLQSVVDKIKRIKDVYTVHRIMQ, from the coding sequence ATGGGCATTGAGCGATTACTCGAGAAGGCATCTGCCTACATTAACGAACAGGATATGATCTGTATCAGGGAAGCCTATGATTTCGCTGAACAAGCCCATCACGGACAAGTGCGGAAATCGGGTGAACCTTATATACTGCATCCGCTCGCGGTTGCAGAAATCGTCGTGGGCATGCAGATGGACTCCCTGTCCATTATCGCAGCCTTGCTTCATGACGTCGTGGAGGATACCACCGTATCCCTTAAGGAAATTAAGGAGAAGTTCGGCAGTGACTGTGCCATGCTCGTGGACGGCCTGACGAAGCTTGAACGAATCCGGTTCCAATCCAAGGAAGAACAGCAGAATGAGAACTACCGCAAAATGTTCATTGCGATGGCACAGGATATCCGGGTCATCGTTATTAAGCTTGCGGACCGGCTGCATAACATGCGGACGCTCAAATATCAGTCTGAGGAGAGCCAGCGCAGAATCGCCTATGAGACGCTGGAGATCTTTTGCCCGATTGCCCACAGACTCGGTATCTCTGCTATAAAATGGGAGATGGAGGATATTGCCTTAAGGTATCTGAATCCCCAGCAGTATTACCGCATCGCGAATCTGATGCACAAGAAGCGCGCCGAGCGTGAGGAATATATCGAGAACGTCATTTCTCGAATATCGGAGAAGCTGGCAGAGATGGGGATCTCGGCGGATCTGTCCGGCCGTCCCAAGCACCTGTACAGTGTCTATAAGAAAATGTCCACGAAAAACAAGCAGTTCAACGAGATATACGACCTGCTTGCGATTCGTATTATTGTAGATAATATCAAAGATTGTTACGCTACTTTGGGAATTATTCATACCTTGTGGAAGCCGATGCCTGGCAGGTTCAAGGATTATATCGCCATGCCAAAAGCGAACATGTACCAGTCACTCCATACTACGGTGGTTGGACCAACGGGAGAACCGACTGAAGTGCAGATTCGTACTTATGAAATGCATAGAACCGCTGAATTCGGTATCGCGGCTCACTGGGCTTACAAAGAGGGTTCGGACAATGCGGGTCCACAGAATAAAATGCCGTTCTTCAGAGAAATTCTTGAGCTTCAGCATGAAGCCAAAGATGCTTCCGAATTCGTAGAATCGCTCAAGATGGACTTCTTCTCGGATCTTGTCTTTGTATTTACCCCGCAGGGAGAAGTTATTGAGCTCCCCGCCGGGTCTGTGCCGCTCGATTTCGCTTACCGGATCCATACCGAGGTAGGGAACAGAACCATTGGAGCCAAGGTGAACAGCCGAATCGTTCCGCTTGACCACAAGCTGAAGACGGGAGACATTGTTGAAATCCTGACTTCCAAGCACTCTTACGGGCCGAGCCAGGATTGGCTCAAGATCGCCCAGTCTTCCCATGCGCGGAGTAAGATCAAGCAGTGGTTCAAAAAGGAGAAGCGGGAAGAGAACGTGGAGAAGGGACGGGAAGCGATCGAGCGTGAGCTCAAACGCGCAGGAGTTGATCCATCCCAGTACATGTCTGATGACAAGCTGATGGAGGCGGCCAAGAAATTTGCCTTCAACGATGTGGAAGACATGCTGTCGGCAGTTGGCTTCGGCGGCCTTACCGCCTCCCAGGTATGTACCAAGGTTACAGAGAAGCTCCGGAAGGAACAGGATGAGGCCGGTATTATTCAGTTGACCTCGGAAGTCAAGGAGATGAAGTCGCCTTCTGCCGAGAAGAAGCGGCCGACGAACGGGGTTACGGTTAAAGGGATTGATAACTTGCTTGTGCGGTTCGCCAGATGCTGTAATCCGGTTCCCGGTGATGATATTGTTGGTTATATTACACGCGGCCGCGGTGTCTCGGTTCACCGGACTGACTGCCCGAATATTCCTTCCCAGGAGGATGGGGAAGAAGCGGCAAGAGTCATTGAGGTGGAGTGGGAAGAATCCATTGAGGCCAACTACAGCGTGGATATTGAGATTACCGGACACAGCCGCCGTGGACTGCTAAATGAAGTGCTTCAGGCTGTCTCGGAGAGCAAGACGAATATGTCAGCCGTATCCGGACGTTCCGACAAGAACAAGATGGATTTGATTCACATGACGATTCTGATCCGCAATACAGAGCATTTACAGTCTGTAGTCGATAAAATCAAGCGGATCAAGGATGTTTATACCGTTCACCGGATTATGCAATAA
- the dtd gene encoding D-aminoacyl-tRNA deacylase: MKVVIQRCKQAQVTIRDHVVGAIGPGLMLLVGITHDDTEKDAVYLADKIAGLRIFEDDDEEMNLSVQDIKGSILSVSQFTLYGDCRKGKRPNFMAAARPETAEVLYERFNELLRAKGLEVQTGQFGADMDVVLTNWGPVTIILESPQA; encoded by the coding sequence ATGAAAGTGGTCATACAGAGATGTAAGCAGGCTCAGGTTACAATTCGAGATCATGTAGTGGGGGCAATCGGACCGGGACTGATGCTGCTTGTAGGCATCACCCATGATGATACGGAGAAGGATGCCGTATATCTTGCTGATAAAATTGCCGGACTCCGGATTTTTGAAGATGACGATGAGGAAATGAATCTGAGCGTTCAGGATATTAAGGGAAGTATCCTCTCGGTCTCGCAGTTCACCCTCTATGGGGATTGCCGCAAAGGCAAACGTCCGAACTTCATGGCTGCAGCCCGGCCTGAGACGGCTGAGGTGCTCTATGAGCGGTTCAATGAACTGTTAAGGGCTAAAGGCCTGGAAGTGCAGACTGGCCAATTTGGAGCGGATATGGACGTGGTGCTGACTAACTGGGGACCCGTTACGATCATCCTGGAGAGTCCGCAAGCTTAA